A region of Plutella xylostella chromosome 29, ilPluXylo3.1, whole genome shotgun sequence DNA encodes the following proteins:
- the LOC105398115 gene encoding myosin light chain 6B — protein sequence MPPKGKGKGKGKLKKGKENKGKELAAQMLAKTPKPKPKKIPPPPKCFTPDDLARFKDLFKLYDEENMGKVPLELIPVMLRKLGFNPKGAEIQQLFAQFLEDELVDTVEYHEFLFMIEAKMNWGDDFEYVVMQAMAVLADDKQEAKVTNLDLIKEELQKWGEPLTDVEFSDWIRLATRDKTYDIQTGSFLYEKFIDNMNTKDAAYKFLKEPINYFKLDQKTLAALAQAKAQKEKEEENQRLAVKALKDEARRLKMIADGLLPEGAALPPSVLELAPERQPTVTKLPTESHISLKLKPPSHEALLVAQKSIKALPESSSRKSINEPKGIGEATEVIKSNADVAAMPTDATAIPPVSE from the exons atgcCACCTAAAGGTAAGGGTAAGGGTAAAGGGAAACTTAAAAAGGGTAAAGAGAATAAGGGTAAAGAGCTGGCAGCCCAGATGCTGGCCAAGACGCCGAAGCCCAAGCCTAAGAAGATCCCCCCTCCCCCCAAATGCTTCACCCCCGATGACCTGGCCAGGTTCAAGGATCTTTTCAAGTTATATGATGAAGAGAATATGGGCAAA GTCCCACTAGAGCTCATTCCGGTAATGTTGCGTAAACTCGGCTTCAACCCAAAAGGAGCGGAAATTCAACAATTGTTTGCGCAATTTCTCGAAGACGAATTAGTGGACACGGTCGAGTACCACGAGTTTCTGTTCATGATTGAGGCCAAAATGAACTGGGGAGACGACTTTGAGTACGTCGTCATGCAAGCCATGGCCGTTCTAGCCGATGATAAACAAGAAGCCAAAGTTACCAACTTAGACCTAATAAAAGAAGAATTGCAAAAGTGGGGAGAACCATTAACGGATGTAGAGTTCAGTGATTGGATCAGATTGGCTACAAGAGACAAAACGTATGACATTCAGACTGGCAGTTTCTTGTATGAGAAGTTTATAGATAACATGAACACCAAAGACGCAGCGTATAAGTTTCTGAAAGAACCTATTAACTATTTCAAGTTGGACCAGAAGACTTTGGCAGCACTAGCGCAGGCAAAAGCGCAGAAGGAAAAAGAGGAAGAGAATCAGCGGCTAGCTGTTAAGGCATTAAAAGATGAAGCAAGGAGGTTAAAGATGATAGCTGACGGTTTACTTCCCGAGGGAGCCGCACTCCCGCCGAGTGTACTGGAGCTGGCTCCGGAGAGACAGCCTACCGTGACAAAACTACCTACTGAATCCCATATTTCTCTAAAGCTAAAACCACCCTCACATGAAGCTTTGCTTGTAGCGCAAAAATCCATAAAGGCGTTGCCAGAATCTAGTTCTCGTAAATCGATTAATGAGCCAAAAGGTATTGGAGAAGCCACAGAAGTAATAAAGTCGAATGCAGATGTCGCTGCTATGCCAACTGATGCGACTGCTATTCCGCCAGTGAGTGAGTAA
- the LOC105398120 gene encoding tRNA N6-adenosine threonylcarbamoyltransferase: MVIAIGFEGSANKLGIGIVKDGEILANCRRTYITPPGEGFLPRETAEHHQQNIHNVLQEALEQSGISPQEIDVVCYTKGPGMGAPLSVCAIVARTCAKLWNKPILGVNHCIGHIEMGRLITKANNPTVLYVSGGNTQVIAYSRQRYRIFGETIDIAVGNCLDRFARVLKLSNAPSPGYNIEQAAKKGNKYLQLPYCVKGMDVSFSGILSYMEDKIDDLLKDYSPEDLCFSLQETLFAMLIEITERAMAHCGSDEVLIVGGVGCNERLQAMMGVMCEERGAKLFATDERFCIDNGVMIAHAGALAHAAGTRMDFADATITQRYRTDDVLVTWRDD, translated from the exons ATGGTTATAGCGATCGGATTTGAAGGAAGTGCAAATAAACTTGGTATTGGGATAGTCAAAGATGGTGAAATTCTGGCCAATTGCAGGAGAACATACATAACCCCACCCGGAGAAg GGTTTCTTCCCAGAGAAACAGCTGAGCACCATCAGCAAAACATTCATAATGTGCTTCAAGAGGCGCTGGAACAGTCGGGGATCTCTCCACAAGAGATTGATGTTGTTTGCTACACAAAAGGCCCGGGAATGGGGGCCCCGTTATCCGTCTGTGCTATTGTAGCTCGGACATGTGCTAAACTATGGAATAAACCAATTCTCGGCGTTAACCATTGCATTGGAC ATATAGAAATGGGAAGGCTAATAACAAAAGCAAACAATCCAACAGTATTGTATGTGAGTGGAGGAAACACCCAGGTCATTGCATACTCCAGACAGAGATACAGGATATTTGGAGAAACTATAGATATTGCAGTGGGGAACTGTCTTGACAG atttgcAAGAGTGTTAAAGCTGTCCAACGCACCCAGCCCCGGCTACAACATTGAGCAAGCTGCTAAAAAAGGAAACAAATATCTTCAGTTACCTTACTGTGTCAAAG GCATGGATGTGAGTTTCTCTGGCATCCTTTCTTACATGGAGGACAAGATCGACGACTTACTCAAAGACTACTCCCCCGAGGACCTGTGCTTCTCTCTGCAGGAGACATTGTTCGCCATGCTCATCGAGATCACCGAGCGGGCCATGGCGCACTGCGGCTCTGATGAG GTGCTAATAGTCGGCGGAGTGGGCTGCAACGAGCGCCTCCAAGCCATGATGGGCGTGATGTGCGAGGAGCGCGGCGCCAAACTGTTCGCCACCGACGAGCGGTTCTGCATCGACAACGGCGTCATGATCGCGCACGCCGGCGCGCTGGCCCACGCCGCCGGGACCAGAATGGACTTCGCAGATGCTACAATCACGCAGAGATATCGCACGGACGACGTTTTGGTCACGTGGCGGGATGATTGA
- the LOC105398118 gene encoding phosducin-like protein has translation MATLDDKILGEKLHNYCSSSEDEGGSDDDDRSGDEDAGGSKAADPEPPPPAPVNSWSGTASNTGPKGVLEDWRRFKQLEAENRKELEKERIALAKKLTLSTRTEREEAEAKQSEELEDELSELLDEEFLLQYQKQRMQELLSHLQKVPKFGKLITLNDGEEFLKAIDKEDPNVTVIIHIYNERKVACECMDGCLNILAADYPTVKFCRIAANITGLSKHFRVDGVPALLVYKGGQIVGNFVQLVTELGTDFFATDVEKFLIEYGLLPEN, from the coding sequence ATGGCCACACTTGACGATAAGATTTTGGGTGAGAAGCTGCACAATTATTGCAGTAGCAGTGAGGACGAGGGCGGGTCTGACGACGACGACAGGAGCGGCGACGAGGACGCGGGCGGCTCCAAGGCGGCCGACCCCGagccgccgccccccgcgcccgtcAACAGCTGGTCGGGAACAGCCAGCAACACCGGCCCTAAGGGCGTGTTGGAAGACTGGAGGAGATTCAAACAACTAGAAGCAGAAAACCGGAAAGAACTTGAAAAGGAACGCATAGCGCTGGCCAAGAAACTCACACTGTCCACCAGAACAGAGAGGGAGGAAGCTGAGGCTAAACAGTCTGAGGAATTAGAGGATGAACTGAGTGAACTACTTGATGAAGAGTTCTTGTTACAGTACCAAAAGCAGAGAATGCAAGAACTGCTGTCGCATTTACAGAAGGTTCCCAAATTTGGTAAGCTGATAACACTGAATGATGGGGAAGAGTTCTTGAAAGCTATTGATAAAGAAGATCCTAATGTAACAGTGATAATTCACATTTACAATGAGAGGAAAGTGGCTTGTGAGTGCATGGATGGGTGTCTCAACATTCTGGCTGCAGATTATCCTACTGTGAAGTTCTGTAGGATCGCTGCAAACATCACAGGGCTCAGCAAGCACTTCCGTGTGGATGGAGTGCCGGCCCTGCTGGTGTACAAAGGGGGACAAATTGTTGGCAACTTTGTTCAGCTGGTAACAGAGCTTGGAACAGACTTCTTTGCAACTGATGTGGAGAAATTCCTTATTGAGTATGGACTGCTACCTGAAAATTAG
- the LOC105398117 gene encoding SUMO-activating enzyme subunit 2, with translation MVARVAGVFDEKLTEAIANSKILVVGAGGIGCEILKNLVLTGFPQIEIIDLDTIDVSNLNRQFLFHKEHVGKSKAQVAKDSALSFNPSVNIVAHHDSVISNDYGVNYFKEFNIVMNALDNRVARNHVNRMCLAANVPLIETGTAGYSGQVELIKKGLTQCYECQPKAPQKTFPGCTIRNTPSEPIHCIVWAKHLFNQLFGEEDPDQDVSPDTADPEAAGDAGSSALTSEGTSAGNVERKSTRTWAAETNYDAEKLFTKLFGDDIRYLLSMENLWKKRRPPTPLVWTNLPGKDDPPAQHSGLPDQRVWSVHECAQVFSDSCKALQADLASRPAGDHLVWDKDDKSAMDFVTACANIRAHVFNIGTKSRFEIKSMAGNIIPAIATANAIVAGLAVLRAQAALREQLDACTSVYLRAKLNHKGQLFVPEKTLTPPNPKCYVCAPKPEVGLACNLKQLTLKDLTVAFKDGLNMQAPDATVEGKGLVVLSSEPGETDHNNEKTLEELGLNDGCALLVDDFLQNYEVRVRLQQEDEEKSWRLVTGADEAMPAPKEAEKSTNGSNGNGSNEPKPGPSKPKDDSDSDMEIIEEDDGGEPPVKPPKRRRVETSDEVVELC, from the exons ATGGTCGCTCGTGTGGCCGGTGTATTCGATGAGAAACTCACGGAAGCAATCGCCAATTCCAAAATACTGGTTGTCGGTGCCGGCGGCATCGGTTGTGAGATTCTGAAGAACCTGGTGCTTACCGGCTTCCCCCAGATTGAGATC ATTGATCTCGATACTATTGATGTGAGCAACTTGAACCGTCAGTTCCTCTTCCACAAGGAGCACGTCGGAAAGTCCAAGGCGCAGGTGGCTAAAGACAGTGCACTCAGCTTCAACCCCAGTGTCAACATTGTGGCACACCATGACAGTGTTATCAG CAATGACTACGGAGTGAACTACTTCAAGGAGTTCAACATAGTGATGAATGCGCTGGACAACCGCGTGGCGCGCAACCATGTGAACCGCATGTGCCTCGCCGCCAACGTGCCGCTCATCGAGACTGGCACCGCAGGATACTCTGGACAG gttGAGCTGATCAAGAAAGGACTGACTCAGTGCTACGAGTGTCAGCCCAAGGCACCGCAGAAGACATTCCCGGGATGCACAATTCGTAACACACCATCTGAACCGATCCATTGCATAGTGTGGGCCAAACATCTGTTCAACCAGCTGTTTGGTGAAGAAGATCCTGACCAGGACGTGAGTCCGGACACCGCAGACCCTGAGGCAGCTGGAGACGCTGGCTCATCAGCTCTCACTTCCGAAGGCACCAGTGCTGGAAACGTAGAAAGGAAGAGCACAAGAACTTGGGCAGCAGAGACAAACTATGATGCTGAGAAGCTGTTCACAAAGTTGTTTGGAGATGACATACGCTATCTGCTGTCTATGGAGAATTTGTGGAAGAAGAGGAGGCCCCCGACCCCGCTGGTGTGGACCAACCTGCCCGGCAAGGACGACCCGCCCGCGCAGCACTCCGGACTGCCGGACCAACGAGTCTGGTCTGTGCATGAGTGTGCTCAG GTGTTCTCGGACAGCTGCAAGGCGCTGCAAGCCGACCTCGCCTCGCGGCCGGCGGGGGACCACCTCGTGTGGGACAAGGACGACAAGAGCGCCATGGACTTCGTCACGGCTTGCGCCAACATACGCGCCCACGTGTTCAATATCGGAACTAAGTCGCGGTTTGAGATCAAAT CAATGGCGGGCAACATAATCCCGGCCATAGCGACAGCGAACGCGATCGTGGCGGGGCTGGCCGTGCTGCGCGCGCAGGCCGCTCTCCGCGAGCAGCTCGACGCCTGCACCAGCGTGTACCTGCGCGCCAAGTTGAACCATAAGGGACAGCTGTTTGTGCCGGAGAAGA CCCTCACACCGCCAAACCCGAAATGCTACGTCTGCGCGCCGAAGCCCGAAGTAGGCCTCGCTTGCAATCTGAAACAGCTGACCCTGAAGGATCTGACGGTGGCCTTCAAGGACGGCCTCAACATGCAGGCTCCAGACGCCACCGTCGAAGGTAAAGGCCTCGTCGTGCTCTCATCGGAACCGGGAGAGACAGACCACAACAACGAGAAGACATTGGAGGAACTGGGTCTCAACGATGGATGCGCTTTACTGGTGGATGACTTCCTCCAGAACTACGAAGTTAGGGTCCGTCTCCAACAGGAGGACGAAGAGAAGTCGTGGCGTCTAGTTACTGGAGCTGATGAAGCCATGCCGGCTCCCAAAGAAGCTGAGAAGTCAACGAATGGGTCTAACGGTAACGGGTCAAATGAACCTAAGCCGGGCCCGTCCAAGCCTAAGGACGACAGTGACAGTGATATGGAGATTATTGAGGAGGACGACGGAGGAGAGCCCCCGGTGAAGCCCCCCAAGCGCAGGCGCGTGGAGACCAGCGATGAAGTGGTAGAGCTGTGCTAA
- the LOC105398119 gene encoding proline-, glutamic acid- and leucine-rich protein 1 encodes MSQILNKIREVDPHNSDAVKDVLSVFFQNLPKHIEVGSSQWLRALEYVINRFPKYCMTHRNTIETFLTNFLDTKNYYNVIEAAKCGHALQQVRPSQEKTATPKTSWREQMELLCRSAHSLIGAIFTNDVLKNGGYYQNDSDSVPPTSPLSVALSKLKDVSAHSPSTEEKNELLCTRLRNVFVFIQAMLVEVYPVAKPIRPQTIFDVTVRALTASSGSNQTLSGTQLALIKTQALRTLDAMAACLGSNLIPFSPLMIRLAMQTIRWTAENPSDETREIRCQAYRSLSSWLSRLKTHKASGTWPDELVTRAVEDITPTAKTIQLTMSSQPTKNMSKKAKRKLANSMLMDSNIASHMPGEKNKTLLSDESADEVAIAALECIEIFLTVCGTFLKPSAHKLLQTALVRCSAALSQLPCRRGVALCRALDAARIAAPPTAPPPTQHCLQIYSDGVHSPHEEISRICSQALLNIRLHLHCSPPSLNFAIEAPAESKEPAAVKTVSERNRAALEALLGPDKMPPNGDAEEVITIVDEPSRKKARLSEDVDDKISVSSQDSVEIRENSESNAESTGEVAEVAIEVDDIDGKSNESPDINEIDVVNGDINEEIDPAVAVNTSSAIYDATTQLPVDESVETIDDEASPKYLEVAYDFPNTGKNKVTVLEKMDDENLPSTNETDDIHITCGQQLKSSQDVSQKKSEEIEVKLFEPKLNGIEEETEVVLTNGHADPKENIAESTIIVKIADGDEGVTVEDMLADFVDEVNEEVVNVDA; translated from the exons ATGA GTCAAATATTGAATAAAATCAGGGAGGTTGACCCCCATAACAGTGATGCAGTTAAAGATGTGTTATCCGTGTTCTTTCAAAACTTACCCAAACACATTGAAGTGGGCAGCAGTCAGTGGCTGAGAGCCCTAGAATATGTTATCAACAG ATTCCCAAAATATTGCATGACACATCGAAACACAATTGAGACATTCTTGACAAACTTTTTGGACacaaaaaattattacaatgtCATTGAAGCAGCCAAATGTGGACATGCTCTACAACAG GTGCGACCATCACAAGAAAAGACAGCTACTCCTAAGACTAGCTGGAGGGAACAGATGGAGCTGTTGTGCAGATCAGCTCACTCCCTCATTGGGGCAATATTTACCAATGATGTGCTGAAGAATGGGGGCTATTATCAG AATGATTCAGACAGTGTGCCTCCAACATCGCCGCTGTCTGTAGCTCTGTCCAAGCTGAAGGATGTCTCGGCACACAGTCCCTCTACTGAGGAGAAGAACGAGCTGCTGTGCACGCGGCTCAGGAACGTGTTCGTGTTTATACAAGCTATGCTCGT AGAAGTGTATCCAGTAGCAAAGCCAATCAGGCCACAAACAATATTTGATGTGACAGTCCGGGCCCTGACTGCATCTAGCGGCTCCAACCAAACCTTGTCTGGGACGCAGCTGGCACTGATCAAGACACAGGCTCTTAGGACTTTAGATGCTATGGCTGCTTG CTTGGGATCAAACCTGATTCCATTCTCTCCTTTGATGATCCGATTGGCGATGCAGACTATCAGGTGGACAGCTGAGAACCCGAGTGATGAGACTAG GGAGATCCGTTGCCAAGCGTACAGGTCGCTGTCAAGCTGGCTGTCTCGCCTCAAGACACACAAGGCGTCAGGGACCTGGCCAGATGAGCTCGTCACCAGGGCGGTCGAAGATATCACCCCTACTGCCAAGACAATACAACTTACT ATGAGCAGTCAACCCACAAAGAACATGAGCAAAAAAGCGAAGAGGAAACTGGCCAACTCAATGCTGATGGACAGCAACATCGCCAGCCACATGCCGGGCGAGAAGAACAAGACCTTATT ATCTGATGAATCAGCGGACGAGGTGGCTATAGCGGCTTTAGAGTGTATTGAAATCTTCCTAACCGTATGTGGAACATTCTTGAAACCGTCTGCACATAAG CTCCTCCAAACCGCGCTAGTCCGGTGCAGCGCGGCCCTCTCGCAGCTGCCGTGTCGCCGCGGCGTGGCGCTGTGCCGCGCGCTGGACGCTGCCCGTATCGCCGCGCCGCccaccgcgccgccccccACGCAGCACTGCCTGCAGATATACAGCGACGGGGTGCACTCGCCGCACGAGGAG ATATCCCGCATCTGCTCGCAAGCGCTGCTCAACATCCGTCTGCACCTGCACTGCTCGCCTCCTTCCTTGAACTTCGCGATCGAGGCGCCCGCTGAGAGCAAGGAGCCGGCAGCGGTGAAGACCGTGTCGGAGCGGAATAGGGCAGCGTTGGAGGCGCTTTTGGGACCGGATAA AATGCCGCCTAATGGTGACGCAGAAGAAGTAATAACAATAGTGGATGAGCCTTCCAGGAAGAAAGCACGACTCTCAGAAGATGTTGACGACAAGATCAGCGTCAGTAGCCAAGACTCAGTGGAAATACGAGAGAACTCTGAGAGCAATGCTGAATCTACAGGCGAAGTAGCAGAGGTGGCCATAGAAGTTGATGACATTGATGGAAAATCAAACGAAAGCCCAGATATCAATGAAATTGATGTAGTAAATGGAGATATTAATGAAGAAATTGACCCTGCTGTAGCAGTAAACACTAGCAGTGCCATTTACGATGCAACAACGCAGTTACCAGTGGACGAGTCAGTCGAAACAATAGATGATGAAGCTAGTCCAAAATACTTAGAAGTAGCTTATGACTTTCCAAATACTGGGAAGAACAAAGTGACGGTCTTAGAGAAAATGGATGATGAGAACCTACCAAGCACTAATGAAACTGATGACATACACATAACTTGTGGACAACAGTTGAAGAGTTCTCAAGATGTTTCACAGAAGAAAAGTGAGGAAATTGAAGTAAAACTCTTTGAACCTAAACTTAATGGTATAGAAGAGGAAACAGAGGTAGTTTTAACAAATGGTCATGCTGACCCTAAAGAAAATATAGCAGAAAGTACAATCATTGTTAAAATTGCCGATGGTGATGAAGGCGTCACTGTTGAAGATATGTTGGCTGATTTTGTAGATGAGGTAAATGAAGAGGTGGTCAACGTAGACGCTTAA
- the LOC105398121 gene encoding respirasome Complex Assembly Factor 1 produces the protein MSAKNKSSDIANKGKSSVSLWKRAFIANEEWDDKEEFLDVIYWMRQIIGIILGLCWGLLPLKGFFGLVLFVLVNAAVIYVYVSNFQNIDEEEYGGMWEITKEGFMTSFAGFLVTWIIMYTGLHSGSLL, from the exons atgtcAGCCAAGAACAAATCGTCTGACATTGCCAATAAAGGTAAAAGCAGCGTATCTTTATGGAAAAGGGCGTTCATTGCTAACGAAGAATGGGACGATAAG GAAGAGTTTCTGGATGTAATTTACTGGATGCGACAGATAATTGGCATAATTTTGGGTCTCTGCTGGGGTTTATTGCCTCTGAAGGGTTTCTTCGGCTTAGTTCT gttTGTGTTAGTGAATGCAGCAGTAATTTACGTGTATGTGAGCAACTTCCAGAATATAGATGAAGAGGAATACGGAGGGATGTGGGAAATCACTAAAGAAGGCTTCATGACTTCATTTGCTGGCTTTTTG GTCACATGGATAATAATGTACACAGGTCTCCACTCAGGCAGCTTATTATGA